CTACTCGTGAAGGAGCTGTGGGGATCGTGGTAACCGAACATGAAATACTATTTCTACTCTTCTGGTTTATCCCCCTGGTAATTCTGTCGAGCTTTTCCTGCTTTGAAAATCTAAGATATTACTGGAGGTTACCACAATCTTTAATATTCCAGTACTTTGagctataattatatatatatatatatatatatatatatatatatatatatatatatatatatatatatatatatatatatatatatatatatatatatatatatatatatatatatatatatatatatatatataaggtacacGTTTTTTTGAATTACATTTTGACTATACAAAAACATTTTTTAAGCAGTGTCTAAAATGCACGAGGAGAGGGGAGGCTCAAGCATGTACAACAGAAAATACATGTATGAAACATTGGCTACACAACCATTTGCAATCTTATGTGAATCATAATGACCATTAATATATTTTCACATCATAGAAGAGCTATAACTAGAGCCTGGCGTTAAGGTATATTACTTTCTGGCCATATCTCCTGCTACTTTTATCTCCGGCTATCATGGCCACAAGGTTTGAactctgattatatatatatatatatatatatatatatatatatatatatatatatatatatatatatatatatatatatatatatatactacggtCCCTGTTATCTACACAAGGTCTGCTGTAAGTACAAGACAGCATATAACATCAGAAAAAGTCTTCCACAGCTACACTCTTAGATGGCAGTATGAAGACATTGCAAGAAAGAAGTTTTTATTTCAACAAGGCTTCACCTACAGAGGTTCTAGATGAAGGCCCTGTGAGTTAAGCCTCTAAATAAAAGGTTTtctttgttattagtgcctttataCCACCATTCGTAGGCGTACAGCCATATATCCACAGACTATTAGATGCCAACTAACGTGAAAAATAGTCAAACTAGAAAAGAAAAACATGGAAAAACGAGCAGACTTACCGATGAAAAGGAAGAATATTAGCAGACCGAGTTCTCTCATGGATGCCTTGAGCGTTCTTCCTAAGATCTGCAGCCCTTTGGAGTGTCGAGACAATTTGAATATTCTGAATACTCTGACCAGTCGAATAACTCGTAGGATTGCTAAGGACATGGCCTGGTTTGACCCCTTCTCGTGCGGGGAGAGTGTTTCAGCCGGGATGACCATCACTTCTCCTTCCTCTTCCGCTACCACAGTCGCCAAGGTTATAAAGTAAGGAATGATAGCTACAATATCGATAATGTTCATGACGTCTTTCAAAAACGCTCCTTTGAGTGGCGACGCAAAAAATCTCACTAATAGTTCAGTGGAGAACCAAACGATACATATGGTCTCTATAAGGAAGAAGGGATCCGTGACTTCCGGCACTTCATCCTCCTCGACCACAGTGCCGTTGGTCGTGGTATTGAACACTTTGTAGTGCTTAAACTCCGGTAATGTCTCAAGGCAAAAGATCACAATGGAAAGGAGGATAACGAAGACTGAGATGATGGCCACCACTCGCGCGTTCTGCGAACTCTCCGGGTACTCGAAGAGCAACCACACCTTTCTCTGGAACTCGTTTTCTGGCAGTGGTCGCTCCTCCTCCTTGATGAAACCTTCATCTTCCCTGTGGGGAGAGAACACATACAGGGTGACACACTGAACCTAGACACACACTCTGATGCGGTACTTATAGACAATCATAAACACAAAGACGCACACTAAATCTATACACATTGCTTctgtagctacaaataaacacacacactgcttcggTACCTACAGACAATCTcatacacaaacacgcacacgaaTCTATACATATTGCCTCTGTAGCTACAAACAGATaatcacacagacagacacagacacacctggtcaagcacatcaagaaattagagaaagtgcaaaggtttgcaacaaggttagttcccgagctaaggggaatgtcctacgaagaaaggttgagggaaatctgcctgacgacactgggggacaggagggtcagggacgacataataacgacatacacaatactgcgtggagtagataaggtagacagagacaggatgttccagagatgggacacggaaacaaggggtcacaattggaagctgaaaactcatatgagtcaaagggatattaggaagtatttcttcagtcagagttgtcaggaagtggaatagtctaccaagtgatgtagtggaggcgggaaccatacatagctttaagacgaggtatgacaaagctcaaggagcagagagaggacctagtagcgatcagtgaagaggcggggccaggagctgagtatcgacccctgcaaccacaattaggcgagtacaattaggcgagtacacacacacaatgtttcaCCTCAGATCCATCAAAAACATCCAGACAAGCGAACACAGTCATCCAGAATTACTCTCAAAGTCCATCATTCACTTTACAATCTTCATTAAACAACGGCGTTaaacggcaaaaaaaaaaaaaaaaaaacaaaaaaaaaaaaaacttttaattaATTCAAAAAGGTCACATGCCCAGTACAACTGAGAGTAACAATGACACAGAAACACTGCCAGCCACATTCCTTTTATTGCATTCTTAAATGGAAATTTTAATCCCGTGAGGGTCACGCGGCGCATGACACGTGGAGGCTCGAACCTCCGTCTGCTATTCGTCAGCCAGGATTTTCCCTGCGATGTTAAAAAGCCGCCGTATTTTACACGAAAACGATGGTAGCTGATAATATAATTATAGCTTATAAAAACTGTATATCTGACACAGAAGctatcatatctgacacagaagctatcatatctgacacagaagctatcatatctgacacagaagctatcatatctgacacagaagctatcatatctgacacagaagaTATCATATCTGATACAGAAGctatcatatctgacacagaagcTATCATATCTGACACAAAAGCTATCAATATCTGAAAAAAAGCTATCATATCTGACACAAAAGctatcatatctgacacagaagctatcatatctgacacagaagcTATCATGTTTGACACAGAAGCTATCATATCTGATACAGAAGCTATCATATCTGACACAAAAACTATCAATATCTGAAAAAAAGCTATCATATCTGACACAAAAGctatcatatctgacacagaagctatcatatctgacacagaagcTATCATGTTTGACACAGAAGCTATCATATCTGATACAGAAGCTATCATATCTGACACAAAAGCTATCAATATCTGAAAAAAAGCTATCATATCTGACACAAAAGCTATCATATCTGACACAAAAGCTATCAATATCTGAAAAAAGCTATCATATCTGACACAAAAGctatcatatctgacacagaagctatcatatctgacacagaagcTATCATATCTGACACAAAAGCTATCATATCTGACAAAAGCTATCATAACTGACACAAAAGCTACCATATCTGACACAAAAGCTATCATATCTGACACAAAAGCTATCATATCTGACACAAAAGCTATCATAATTGATACAAAAAGCTATAATATCTGACACAAAAGCTATCATAACTGACAAAAGCTATCATAACTGACACAAAAGCTATCTGACACAAAAGCTATCATATCTGACACAAAAGctatcatatctgacacagaagcTATCATGTTTGACACAGAAGCTATCATATCTGATACAGAAGctatcatatctgacacagaagcTATCATATCTGACACAAAAGCTATCAATATCTGAAAAAAAACTATCATATCTGACACAAAAGctatcatatctgacacagaagctatcatatctgacacagaagctatcatatctgacacagaagcTATCATATCTGACACAAAAGCTATCATATCTGACAAAAGCTATCATAACTGACACAAAAGCTACCATATCTGACACAAAAGCTATCATATCTGACACAAAAGCTATCATATCTGACACAAAAGCTATCATAATTGATACAAAAAGCTATAATATCTGACACAAAAGCTATCATAACTGACAAAAGCTATCATATCTGACACAAAAGCTATCATATCTGACACAAAAGctatcatatctgacacagaagcTATCATGTTTGACACAGAAGCTATCATATCTGATACAGAAGCTATCATATCTGACACAAGCTATCATATCTGACACAAAAGCTATCATATCTGACAAAAGCTATCATAACTGACACAAAAGTTATCTGACACAAAAGctatcatatctgacacagaagcTATCATGTTTGACACAGAAGCTATCATATCTGACACAAAAGCTATCATATCTGACAAAAGCTATCATAACTGACACAAAAGCTATCTGACACAAAAGCTATCATATCTGACACAAAAGctatcatatctgacacagaagcTATCATGTTTGACACAGAAGctatcatatctgacacagaagcTATCATGTTTGACACAGAAGCTATCATATCTGATACAGAAGCTATCATATCTGACACAAAAGCTATCAATATCTGAAAAAAGCTATCATATCTGACACAAAAGCTATATCTGACACAGAAGctatcatatctgacacagaagctatcatatctgacacagaagctatcatatctgacacagaagcTATCATATCTGACACAAAAGCTATCATATCTGACAAAAGCTATCATATCTGATACACAAAAGCTATCATATCTGACACAAAAGCTATCATATCTGACACAAAAGCTATCATATCTGACAAAAGCTATCATAT
The window above is part of the Cherax quadricarinatus isolate ZL_2023a chromosome 60, ASM3850222v1, whole genome shotgun sequence genome. Proteins encoded here:
- the Sh gene encoding potassium voltage-gated channel protein Shaker isoform X3; its protein translation is MFLPATDLGNATQLQRPLSLPKLSSQDDDGPNTQSNYTGTGNFEPIPHDHDFCERVVINISGLRFETQLRTLNQFPDTLLGDPARRIRYFDPLRNEYFFDRNRPSFDAILYYYQSGGRLRRPVNVPLDVFAEEIKFYELGEVAINKFREDEGFIKEEERPLPENEFQRKVWLLFEYPESSQNARVVAIISVFVILLSIVIFCLETLPEFKHYKVFNTTTNGTVVEEDEVPEVTDPFFLIETICIVWFSTELLVRFFASPLKGAFLKDVMNIIDIVAIIPYFITLATVVAEEEGEVMVIPAETLSPHEKGSNQAMSLAILRVIRLVRVFRIFKLSRHSKGLQILGRTLKASMRELGLLIFFLFIGKSARFSMFFFSSLTIFHVSWHLIVCGYMAVRLRMVV
- the Sh gene encoding potassium voltage-gated channel protein Shaker isoform X4, translated to MARKRSLPKLSSQDDDGPNTQSNYTGTGNFEPIPHDHDFCERVVINISGLRFETQLRTLNQFPDTLLGDPARRIRYFDPLRNEYFFDRNRPSFDAILYYYQSGGRLRRPVNVPLDVFAEEIKFYELGEVAINKFREDEGFIKEEERPLPENEFQRKVWLLFEYPESSQNARVVAIISVFVILLSIVIFCLETLPEFKHYKVFNTTTNGTVVEEDEVPEVTDPFFLIETICIVWFSTELLVRFFASPLKGAFLKDVMNIIDIVAIIPYFITLATVVAEEEGEVMVIPAETLSPHEKGSNQAMSLAILRVIRLVRVFRIFKLSRHSKGLQILGRTLKASMRELGLLIFFLFIGKSARFSMFFFSSLTIFHVSWHLIVCGYMAVRLRMVV
- the Sh gene encoding potassium voltage-gated channel protein Shaker isoform X2; the encoded protein is MDMKPRRRKKGKKGKPSYKSLPKLSSQDDDGPNTQSNYTGTGNFEPIPHDHDFCERVVINISGLRFETQLRTLNQFPDTLLGDPARRIRYFDPLRNEYFFDRNRPSFDAILYYYQSGGRLRRPVNVPLDVFAEEIKFYELGEVAINKFREDEGFIKEEERPLPENEFQRKVWLLFEYPESSQNARVVAIISVFVILLSIVIFCLETLPEFKHYKVFNTTTNGTVVEEDEVPEVTDPFFLIETICIVWFSTELLVRFFASPLKGAFLKDVMNIIDIVAIIPYFITLATVVAEEEGEVMVIPAETLSPHEKGSNQAMSLAILRVIRLVRVFRIFKLSRHSKGLQILGRTLKASMRELGLLIFFLFIGKSARFSMFFFSSLTIFHVSWHLIVCGYMAVRLRMVV
- the Sh gene encoding potassium voltage-gated channel protein Shaker isoform X1, whose product is MSMSFFTFPVPRFLFRGSGDARDDKAHQQSRQKEAKSNKSYDSSDQQQQQQQQQQQQQQTQQQQQQQQHLTGSLPKLSSQDDDGPNTQSNYTGTGNFEPIPHDHDFCERVVINISGLRFETQLRTLNQFPDTLLGDPARRIRYFDPLRNEYFFDRNRPSFDAILYYYQSGGRLRRPVNVPLDVFAEEIKFYELGEVAINKFREDEGFIKEEERPLPENEFQRKVWLLFEYPESSQNARVVAIISVFVILLSIVIFCLETLPEFKHYKVFNTTTNGTVVEEDEVPEVTDPFFLIETICIVWFSTELLVRFFASPLKGAFLKDVMNIIDIVAIIPYFITLATVVAEEEGEVMVIPAETLSPHEKGSNQAMSLAILRVIRLVRVFRIFKLSRHSKGLQILGRTLKASMRELGLLIFFLFIGKSARFSMFFFSSLTIFHVSWHLIVCGYMAVRLRMVV